A section of the Primulina eburnea isolate SZY01 chromosome 1, ASM2296580v1, whole genome shotgun sequence genome encodes:
- the LOC140805348 gene encoding uncharacterized protein — protein sequence MEEAQKQKREAGRKERGDRVVKPEERGQRRNNQGHFSQHVPLRVGRDREVQECSRDLLPSQQFTMPEKNGFYTLNGMYLQGYHLEAIETALFGFAGHVVYLEGEIVLPLTLGSQDLKKTVMTSFTVADSPSSYNIILGRPTMNELRAVASTYHKKIKFPVGSQIGEVQGDQPSSRKCYVEAVRANQIKTRREGKKARVDEVGGRVVEKGEELTGISPLISEHQLNILPGSHPVKQKTRHFAPEKDKVIDEQEKDLLKAGHIREIQFSTWLSNVVLVPKSTGK from the exons atggAGGAAGCCCAGAAACAAAAGAGAGAAGCGGGAAGGAAAGAGAGGGGAGATCGGGTGGTAAAGCCCGAGGAGAGAGGACAGAGGAGGAATAATCAGGGGCACTTTTCTCAGCACGTGCCCTTGAGGGTCGGCCGGGATCGGGAAGTCCAAGAATGCAGCAGGGATTTGTTGCCATCACAGCAGTTCACCATGCCCGAGAAGAATGGATTCTATACTCTTAATGGG ATGTATTTGCAGGGTTATCATTTGGAGGCTATAGAGACTGCACTTTTTGGCTTTGCTGGCCATGTGGTTTACCTGGAGGGGGAGATTGTGTTGCCACTGACTTTGGGCTCCCAAGATCTTAAAAAGACAGTAATGACATCTTTCACTGTGGCGGACTCCCCGTCATCGTATAACATCATTCTAGGGAGGCCGACTATGAATGAattgagggccgtggcatccaCCTACCACAAAAAGATCAAATTTCCTGTGGGATCCCAGATAGGAGAAGTTCAGGGAGATCAACCTTCTTCCCGAAAATGCTATGTGGAAGCAGTTCGGGCTAATCAAATCAAAACCAGGAGGGAGGGGAAGAAAGCAAGAGTTGATGAAGTAGGAGGAAGAGTAGTGGAGAAGGGAGAG GAGTTGACAGGGATTTCACCCCTGATATCGGAGCATCAACTGAATATTCTCCCGGGATCTCACCCGGTGAAGCAAAAGACGAGGCACTTTGCTCCTGAAAAGGACAAAGTTATTGATGAACAGGAGAAAGATCTGTTGAAGGCCGGCCACATTCGGGAAATTCAATTTTCTACATGGCTCTCGAATGTTGTTTTGGTGCCTAAATCCACCGGGAAGTGA